From Thermococcus barophilus MP:
AGACCCCAAACCGAAGAAGGGTACCAGTACCATATAGCCTGCAAGCCAGGGGATGTGGCAAGATACGTTCTATTGCCTGGAGATCCAGAGAGGGTGCCTAAAATAAGTGCCCTGTGGGATGAGGCGAAGGAAATAGCCTTCCACAGGGAGTATCGGACTCATACTGGAAAATACAAGGGAATCCCAATAAGTGTAACTTCAACGGGGATTGGAGGGCCTTCTACGGCAATAGCAATTGAAGAATTGGCAGCTATAGGGGCTGACACCTTCATAAGGGTCGGTTCAACTGGAGCAATTCAGCCAGGAATAGAGATTGGTGACTTGATCATTGCAAAAGCTGCCGTTAGGCTGGAGGGAACATCAAAGCAGTACGTTAGGATTGAATATCCAGCGAGTGCAGATTATGAGGTGACCTTAGCATTGATTGAAGCCGCTGAGACGTTGGGAGTTCGCTATCATGTGGGAATTACAGCATCAACTGACAGCTTCTATGTTGGTCAGGCAAGACCTGGGTTAAATGGATATTTCCCAAGCTTTGCAAAGCATCTGATTGATGATCTGAGACAGGCAAAAGTCACGAACTTTGAGATGGAAGCCGCGACACTCTTTACATTGGCTAACATCTACGGTCTTAGAGCTGGCTGTGTATGTGCGGTCTTTGCGAATAGAGTTACCAATGAGTTCGGGAAAGCTGGAGAGAAAGAGGCGGCATTAGTTGCAAGTGAAGCCGTAAAAATTTTGGCGGAGTGGGATGAAGAGAAGGAGAAAAAAGGAAAGAAGTACTGGTTCCCAAGCTTGAGGAAGCTTTAGCTTCTCTTTTTGACTTTTAATTTCTTAACATGTGGAGTCTTGACTTTGAGCAAAACATTGTATTCTTATGGTAACTTTGCATGAAACAACTGAACTCCAATCAGGTCTTCTCAGAAAGGTTTGTGGTGCGGTGGCCGGGATTTGAACCCGGGCCCGCGGCGTGGCAGGCCGCTGTCCTAGGCCAGGCTAGACTACCACCGCACAGCCCGTTAAATACTAACATAAGAGTGCCTTTATAAGCTTTTCGCCAGCAAACTTTATAAAGAGCATTTTTTAAAACCCAATGAGCGCGCCCCGGTGGCCTAGTCTGGATAGGGCGCGAGGCTGCGGACCTCGAGGTCCGGGGTTCAAATCCCCGCCGGGGCGCCATTCTCCTAAAAACAGAATTAAAAAAGAGAATCAGTCTCCCGTAGCACCTTTTAGGGCATCTTTGCACATGCATCTCCTTTCCTTTGGTATGTATTCGATCGCCTTCATAAGAAGATACTTTATCTCCTCGCTCTTCTTGGCCATCAGCTCGACTACTTCTGTGTGAGTCAGCTTTTGGGAGCTTATTCCTGCAGCAAAGTTTGTAACTATTGCAACACTTGAATAACACATCTCAAGCTCCCTTGCTAAAATTGCCTCTGGACATTGGGTCATTCCAACGACATCTGCCCCTAAAATCCTTAATGCTCTGATTTCAGCTCTTGTCTCAAACCTTGGTCCTTCCATACAAGCATAAGTGCCCTTTGGGTGGTAGCTGAATCCGAGCTCCTTTGCTGCTCTAATAAGGGCATTCCTGATCTCTGGACAGTATGGGTCAGTAAAGTCTATATGGGCAACAAATTTCCTGTCATGTGGTGAATCTTCTCCATCATAGAACGTGTACACTCTGTTTTTTGTAAAGTCCATAAGCTGGTCAAGAATCACGAAGTCTCCGGGCTTCATAGCTTTATTCAATGAGCCCACAGCTGAAGTTGCTAAAATTCTTTCAACACCGAGTTCATATAGCCCCCAGATATTTGCACGGTAGTTTATCTTATGGGGGGGAACGCTGTGTTTTTCTCCGTGTCTTGCTAAAAAGGCTATTTCTTCGCCTTTATATGTCCCTATTTTCACTTTGATCTTTCCGTAGGGGGTGTTTATTTCCTCCTCTCTTATATTCTCTAAAAGCTTGGGATCATAGACTCCAGAACCTCCAATAATTGCTATCCTTACCATTTTTATCACCTTAAGAAAAGAGTATAACGGAAGGTTTAAAAAAGCTACTTTTCCCACAGTGTTTTCTGTTCATTAGCTCTTTTTTCTAAATCATCCTCAACCTCTTTGCTTTTAGCAAGTTCTAATATCTTCACAAGCAACTCTCCAAGGAGCCATGAACCCCATTTGGGGTCTTTAACTTCCAATGCTGTGTCAATAGCCCTGTCGATATCCCCCTCTTTGAGCAGATTCACAGCTATGCTACCAAATGCTAAGGAACGCAAATGGCTGTCCGTTACTCTATGGGCAAAATGGAGAGCTTTGTTATACTCTCCGACTTTTGCTAAGAATGTCACTACTTTCACAAGAATGGCTTCGTTTCCTGTCCTTGCTCCAATAGTTTCAACAACCTTGATATATTTTTTGTCGGGCTTTTCTAATAATTTTGTAAGCAGAAACTTCGCTACTGGGATAAACTCTTCCCTGCCGATTTTAATCATCAATATCCTTAGCAATTCTTCATCCTCTATAATCTTGGCTGAAATTTCCTTCAAGGTTTTAATTCTCTCTGCGGGAGGCATCTTTTTGATAATTTTGATAACAGAATCTATCTCTCCCGAACTGCCAAAGCCTACAAGCAAGTTTCTAAGGGCATCAAAGCTAAGTTCATCTGCCATGGTCAGTGCAGCATCAACAAATTTTTCAAAAGTAGCCCTTGGTGCCCCGTAGTTTTTTAGATGGATGGCAATTTCCTTCATCGCTTCGTTTATCCAGTATTTACTTCTTAAACTCTGCAATATTTTCATAGCACTCCCAAATTCTTCCCTCTTTAAATGTGTCTTGAGAAGTTCAACGGCTGCTATTGAGTACCATGGTTCCTCATCTATGATTTCGAGAATTGAATATGCTTTTCTAACTTTTCCAGTATTTATGTAGGAGATTAGCAGTCTGAGGAGCATTTCATTTTTTCTGATTTTATCCTTTATTTCAGAGGTGTACATGAGGGCTTCATCGTGCATTTTAAGCTCTATTAATGTGTTAACTATGCTCTCAATGAGTTCGTCATGCACCGGGTTTGGAATTGCCTTTGTCATCTCAAATGCTTGATGAAAGACTTTAACAGCTGCTGCGATCTTAGCTTTCCTTAAATATTTGCCGATTTCTATAAGCGTTTTTATCATTACGATTGGATCTTCAATCATTTTTACAGTTTCAACAGCCTTGGTAAATGCTTTTTTGTATCTGTTGTCCCTGAGCAGGAACAGCTGGTACCCAATCCGAGCATAGGAAATAGCGCGAAAATAGGGATCCCTTATCATTGATGTGAGTTTGAGAACTTCACCTGCAACATCTACC
This genomic window contains:
- the udp gene encoding uridine phosphorylase gives rise to the protein MEMKFVSADRPQTEEGYQYHIACKPGDVARYVLLPGDPERVPKISALWDEAKEIAFHREYRTHTGKYKGIPISVTSTGIGGPSTAIAIEELAAIGADTFIRVGSTGAIQPGIEIGDLIIAKAAVRLEGTSKQYVRIEYPASADYEVTLALIEAAETLGVRYHVGITASTDSFYVGQARPGLNGYFPSFAKHLIDDLRQAKVTNFEMEAATLFTLANIYGLRAGCVCAVFANRVTNEFGKAGEKEAALVASEAVKILAEWDEEKEKKGKKYWFPSLRKL
- the mtnP gene encoding S-methyl-5'-thioadenosine phosphorylase; this encodes MVRIAIIGGSGVYDPKLLENIREEEINTPYGKIKVKIGTYKGEEIAFLARHGEKHSVPPHKINYRANIWGLYELGVERILATSAVGSLNKAMKPGDFVILDQLMDFTKNRVYTFYDGEDSPHDRKFVAHIDFTDPYCPEIRNALIRAAKELGFSYHPKGTYACMEGPRFETRAEIRALRILGADVVGMTQCPEAILARELEMCYSSVAIVTNFAAGISSQKLTHTEVVELMAKKSEEIKYLLMKAIEYIPKERRCMCKDALKGATGD
- a CDS encoding tetratricopeptide repeat protein, whose product is MTKVDVAGEVLKLTSMIRDPYFRAISYARIGYQLFLLRDNRYKKAFTKAVETVKMIEDPIVMIKTLIEIGKYLRKAKIAAAVKVFHQAFEMTKAIPNPVHDELIESIVNTLIELKMHDEALMYTSEIKDKIRKNEMLLRLLISYINTGKVRKAYSILEIIDEEPWYSIAAVELLKTHLKREEFGSAMKILQSLRSKYWINEAMKEIAIHLKNYGAPRATFEKFVDAALTMADELSFDALRNLLVGFGSSGEIDSVIKIIKKMPPAERIKTLKEISAKIIEDEELLRILMIKIGREEFIPVAKFLLTKLLEKPDKKYIKVVETIGARTGNEAILVKVVTFLAKVGEYNKALHFAHRVTDSHLRSLAFGSIAVNLLKEGDIDRAIDTALEVKDPKWGSWLLGELLVKILELAKSKEVEDDLEKRANEQKTLWEK